One genomic region from Mastacembelus armatus chromosome 21, fMasArm1.2, whole genome shotgun sequence encodes:
- the LOC113123393 gene encoding immunoglobulin superfamily member 3-like isoform X4 has product MKPPGDTVRAAFTPPHYHHCGEASVLTEIQAGPLYRVVNTPLFISCNVSGFANSNMEKEFEFRIRKPKNPTSEINIISTQSQGFTYSIYQGRVRSNTITLKHVSPNSVLFEIQSLQKNDEGEYDCSVVNLEALYNGIYSVSTTVKVIDNSLTVSSSASTLLSYNEGDALTLTCQASSNTIQHTHLSFAWYLHKDGKDDAQVIISLDREFTLVPGPGFEERYQAGHIRLDKMGEATYRLKMAQLQLSDQGRIYCQAQEWIQDPDGSWYSLIKMDAEENVVNVKAREVVPDMSSLVVKISAQQTTLQEGQELSLSCNVDTQNLEERFFSIAWLRGRDELARIGPTGILSVGPEYSVREKEGELRAARIGDVEYRLILRPVRTGDQGEYVCKAWPQDRGSDGVFTQGAATDSSSLLVSISASVSGLSVEIQGTATVNEGDRLKLTCNVHGFNGQLSVTWQHKSTSPSTALFTSIITLSQEGVMEKDGALMNRKVRALRPTADSFTLEFDEVRPSDSGAYQCTVSEWKGSSKTNSQSQTTTVTVKPVDSFVKVNLISRNNRVTIGENVELMCRVRGPRLPMTVTWSLQRDALSIDNIMTLYFDGAISWSGDQHRYQLKVENQQSQVIHSLLINSASHREAGNYQCRVSVVLQNEHKKLPPSNQLAVLVLNPVSKLRLSSPTTLTRSVSTDIEMKCSVVSEPSLSSRYAVNWLFQQQTEKKLIVSSDLDALVTFGPQVELEQKRRISMRRTRGPSFEMTIQQARISDNGSYTCEVVEWRQDPGGHWYSLSPVSTTTVLTLTEPANDLHLDAKQQHLTTMEGGEVELKCNIISGASSPSLFYKVIWLYTGHDSSAMNVSLLELDHTGLLRYPENQVVRGLQGRLRLSRPTQSSFYLGIQRACEGDSGTYQCLVEQYQLDYEGHWQQKSSNTAGPITLIVNVAEKNLSVERNEVELNVSGDFIIPCQITRQSSSESEFQVTWFWQEKTGTKQRPIFTVYRNSTLQDRFGEGAQLKFGHPLSSHFTLTVLKPDPKNSGLYYCEVEEWLPSLSHGWRKVAVEKSGYLTVNVITEGKCEPQYSSSTWIGILAAVVLCLLLVIFLLVLKLCRSRVSERKKAENSLWVDELPLNKKPSAED; this is encoded by the exons ATGAAGCCTCCAGGGGACACCGTAAGAGCAGCTTTTACCCCTCCTCATTATCACCACTGTG GAGAAGCAAGCGTGCTCACTGAAATACAGGCTGGGCCTCTTTATCGTGTGGTCAACACTCCGCTCTTCATCTCCTGCAACGTGAGTGGCTTTGCCAATAGCAATATGGAAAAAGAATTTGAATTCCGCATTAGGAAGCCTAAAAATCCAACATCTGAGATCAACATCATAAGCACCCAATCCCAAGGTTTTACCTACTCCATATATCAAGGTCGTGTGAGGAGCAACACTATTACTCTGAAACACGTGTCTCCAAACTCAGTCCTCTTTGAGATACAAAGCCTACAGAAAAACGATGAGGGAGAATATGACTGCTCCGTTGTCAACTTAGAAGCTCTTTACAATGGAATCTACAGTGTTTCGACAACAGTTAAAG TGATTGACAACTCCCTAACTGTTTCATCATCTGCCTCCACTTTACTGAGCTATAACGAGGGTGATGCTCTCACTTTAACATGCCAGGCCTCCAGCAACACCATCCAGCACACCCATCTGTCTTTTGCCTGGTATCTCCATAAAGACGGCAAAGACGATGCTCAGGTTATTATTTCTCTGGACAGAGAGTTCACTCTCGTGCCAGGCCCGGGGTTTGAGGAGCGTTACCAAGCTGGACACATAAGGTTAGATAAAATGGGAGAGGCCACATACAGGCTAAAGATGGCTCAGCTACAGCTGTCAGACCAAGGTAGGATCTACTGCCAGGCTCAAGAGTGGATCCAAGACCCTGACGGCTCCTGGTACTCTCTCATAAAAATGGATGCAGAGGAAAATGTTGTGAATGTCAAAGCAAGAG AAGTGGTGCCAGACATGTCGTCTCTGGTAGTGAAGATCTCAGCACAGCAGACAACTCTGCAGGAGGGACAGGAACTGTCCCTATCCTGCAATGTAGACACACAGAACCTGGAGGAAAGGTTCTTCTCCATAGCCTGGCTCCGGGGAAGGGATGAATTGGCCCGCATCGGCCCTACGGGTATTCTGTCTGTGGGGCCTGAGTACAGTGTccgagagaaagaaggagagctCAGGGCTGCTCGGATCGGAGACGTAGAATACCGTCTCATATTGCGGCCTGTCAGAACTGGGGACCAGGGAGAGTATGTCTGTAAGGCATGGCCTCAGGACAGAGGCTCGGATGGTGTCTTTACTCAGGGAGCAGCCACGGACTCTAGCTCACTGCTGGTCAGCATCTCAGCCTCAG TAAGTGGGCTTTCAGTCGAAATTCAAGGCACTGCAACTGTTAATGAAGGAGACCGGCTGAAGCTCACCTGTAATGTGCATGGGTTTAATGGTCAACTGTCCGTCACCTGGCAGCACAAATCAACATCTCCATCAACAGCTCTGTTTACCAGTATCATCACCCTAAGTCAGGAGGGTGTTATGGAGAAGGACGGAGCGTTAATGAACCGCAAAGTAAGGGCATTGCGTCCAACAGCTGACAGCTTCACCCTGGAGTTTGATGAGGTCAGACCGTCTGACTCTGGTGCCTACCAGTGTACTGTGTCGGAATGGAAAGGCAGTAGCAAAACCAACAGCCAATCACAAACTACAACTGTGACAGTGAAGCCTGTAG ATTCATTTGTGAAGGTGAACCTGATAAGCCGCAACAACAGAGTGACTATTGGAGAAAATGTGGAGTTGATGTGCCGGGTCAGAGGGCCACGCCTGCCAATGACAGTGACTTGGAGCCTGCAGCGTGATGCCTTATCTATAGATAATATCATGACACTGTACTTTGATGGTGCAATCAGCTGGTCTGGAGACCAACACCGGTACCAGTTGAAAGTAGAGAACCAACAGAGTCAAGTCATTCATTCTCTGCTTATCAACAGTGCAAGCCATAGGGAGGCAGGAAACTACCAGTGCAGGGTGTCTGTCGTCCTGCAGAATGAGCACAAGAAGCTGCCTCCATCTAACCAGCTGGCTGTATTGGTGCTAAATCCAG TGAGCAAGCTCAGGTTGTCCTCCCCCACCACCTTGACAAGAAGCGTCAGCACTGACATAGAAATGAAATGCTCTGTGGTCTCGGAACCCTCTTTGTCCTCTCGCTATGCTGTCAACTGGCTGTTCcagcaacagacagaaaagaagctaatTGTAAGCTCAGATCTGGATGCCCTAGTAACATTTGGGCCGCAGGTAGAGCTGGAGCAGAAACGACGTATCAGCATGAGACGCACTAGAGGCCCTAGTTTTGAGATGACTATTCAGCAAGCACGAATCTCAGACAATGGCTCATACACATGTGAGGTGGTGGAGTGGCGGCAAGATCCTGGTGGCCATTGGTATTCTCTCTCACCAGTGTCCACAACCACAGTCTTAACATTAACTGAACCTG CCAATGACCTGCATTTAGATGCGAAACAGCAGCATTTGACTACCATGGAGGGAGGGGAGGTAGAGCTCAAGTGTAACATCATCTCTGGGGCATCTAGTCCTTCTTTGTTCTACAAAGTCATTTGGCTTTACACTGGACACGATTCTTCAGCCATGAATGTCTCCCTGCTGGAGCTTGATCACACAGGCCTGCTGAGGTACCCAGAGAACCAGGTGGTCAGAGGCCTGCAGGGGCGACTTCGTCTTTCCAGGCCCACTCAGAGCAGCTTTTACCTAGGAATTCAGAGGGCCTGTGAGGGGGATAGTGGGACGTACCAGTGCCTGGTGGAGCAATACCAGCTGGATTATGAAGGTCACTGGCAGCAAAAGTCCTCCAACACAGCTGGCCCAATCACATTGATAGTAAATGTTGCAG aaaaaaacctGTCTGTTGAAAGGAATGAGGTGGAGTTAAATGTGAGCGGAGACTTCATTATCCCCTGTCAAATTACCAGGCAGTCAAGCAGTGAATCTGAGTTCCAGGTCACATGGTTTTGGCAGGAAAAGACAGGAACAAAACAACGCCCCATATTCACAGTTTACCGAAATTCCACCCTACAAGACAGGTTTGGGGAGGGTGCACAACTCAAATTTGGCCATCCTCTATCCAGCCATTTCACTCTTACAGTTTTAAAACCAGATCCTAAAAATAGTGGCCTGTATTACTGTGAGGTCGAAGAGTGGCtcccatctctttctcatgGGTGGAGGAAGGTTGCAGTGGAAAAGTCAGGATATTTGACTGTTAATGTCATTACAGAAGGTAAAT GTGAACCACAATACAGTTCGAGTACCTGGATAGGGATTCTTGCAGCTGTTGTCCTCTGCTTACTGTTGGTCATATTCCTACTGGTGCTGAAGCTATGCCGGAGCAGAGtctcagaaagaaagaaggcaGAAAACTCTTTGTGGGTAGATGAACTCCCTCTAAATAAAAAACCCAGTGCAGAGGATTGA
- the LOC113123393 gene encoding immunoglobulin superfamily member 3-like isoform X1, whose amino-acid sequence MKGPLYSFLGPSLFFCLGLLMHCGEASVLTEIQAGPLYRVVNTPLFISCNVSGFANSNMEKEFEFRIRKPKNPTSEINIISTQSQGFTYSIYQGRVRSNTITLKHVSPNSVLFEIQSLQKNDEGEYDCSVVNLEALYNGIYSVSTTVKVIDNSLTVSSSASTLLSYNEGDALTLTCQASSNTIQHTHLSFAWYLHKDGKDDAQVIISLDREFTLVPGPGFEERYQAGHIRLDKMGEATYRLKMAQLQLSDQGRIYCQAQEWIQDPDGSWYSLIKMDAEENVVNVKAREVVPDMSSLVVKISAQQTTLQEGQELSLSCNVDTQNLEERFFSIAWLRGRDELARIGPTGILSVGPEYSVREKEGELRAARIGDVEYRLILRPVRTGDQGEYVCKAWPQDRGSDGVFTQGAATDSSSLLVSISASVSGLSVEIQGTATVNEGDRLKLTCNVHGFNGQLSVTWQHKSTSPSTALFTSIITLSQEGVMEKDGALMNRKVRALRPTADSFTLEFDEVRPSDSGAYQCTVSEWKGSSKTNSQSQTTTVTVKPVDSFVKVNLISRNNRVTIGENVELMCRVRGPRLPMTVTWSLQRDALSIDNIMTLYFDGAISWSGDQHRYQLKVENQQSQVIHSLLINSASHREAGNYQCRVSVVLQNEHKKLPPSNQLAVLVLNPVSKLRLSSPTTLTRSVSTDIEMKCSVVSEPSLSSRYAVNWLFQQQTEKKLIVSSDLDALVTFGPQVELEQKRRISMRRTRGPSFEMTIQQARISDNGSYTCEVVEWRQDPGGHWYSLSPVSTTTVLTLTEPANDLHLDAKQQHLTTMEGGEVELKCNIISGASSPSLFYKVIWLYTGHDSSAMNVSLLELDHTGLLRYPENQVVRGLQGRLRLSRPTQSSFYLGIQRACEGDSGTYQCLVEQYQLDYEGHWQQKSSNTAGPITLIVNVAEKNLSVERNEVELNVSGDFIIPCQITRQSSSESEFQVTWFWQEKTGTKQRPIFTVYRNSTLQDRFGEGAQLKFGHPLSSHFTLTVLKPDPKNSGLYYCEVEEWLPSLSHGWRKVAVEKSGYLTVNVITEGKCEPQYSSSTWIGILAAVVLCLLLVIFLLVLKLCRSRVSERKKAENSLWVDELPLNKKPSAED is encoded by the exons ATGAAGGGTCCCCTGTACTCCTTTTTGGGGcccagtttatttttctgtctgggTCTGCTTATGCACTGTG GAGAAGCAAGCGTGCTCACTGAAATACAGGCTGGGCCTCTTTATCGTGTGGTCAACACTCCGCTCTTCATCTCCTGCAACGTGAGTGGCTTTGCCAATAGCAATATGGAAAAAGAATTTGAATTCCGCATTAGGAAGCCTAAAAATCCAACATCTGAGATCAACATCATAAGCACCCAATCCCAAGGTTTTACCTACTCCATATATCAAGGTCGTGTGAGGAGCAACACTATTACTCTGAAACACGTGTCTCCAAACTCAGTCCTCTTTGAGATACAAAGCCTACAGAAAAACGATGAGGGAGAATATGACTGCTCCGTTGTCAACTTAGAAGCTCTTTACAATGGAATCTACAGTGTTTCGACAACAGTTAAAG TGATTGACAACTCCCTAACTGTTTCATCATCTGCCTCCACTTTACTGAGCTATAACGAGGGTGATGCTCTCACTTTAACATGCCAGGCCTCCAGCAACACCATCCAGCACACCCATCTGTCTTTTGCCTGGTATCTCCATAAAGACGGCAAAGACGATGCTCAGGTTATTATTTCTCTGGACAGAGAGTTCACTCTCGTGCCAGGCCCGGGGTTTGAGGAGCGTTACCAAGCTGGACACATAAGGTTAGATAAAATGGGAGAGGCCACATACAGGCTAAAGATGGCTCAGCTACAGCTGTCAGACCAAGGTAGGATCTACTGCCAGGCTCAAGAGTGGATCCAAGACCCTGACGGCTCCTGGTACTCTCTCATAAAAATGGATGCAGAGGAAAATGTTGTGAATGTCAAAGCAAGAG AAGTGGTGCCAGACATGTCGTCTCTGGTAGTGAAGATCTCAGCACAGCAGACAACTCTGCAGGAGGGACAGGAACTGTCCCTATCCTGCAATGTAGACACACAGAACCTGGAGGAAAGGTTCTTCTCCATAGCCTGGCTCCGGGGAAGGGATGAATTGGCCCGCATCGGCCCTACGGGTATTCTGTCTGTGGGGCCTGAGTACAGTGTccgagagaaagaaggagagctCAGGGCTGCTCGGATCGGAGACGTAGAATACCGTCTCATATTGCGGCCTGTCAGAACTGGGGACCAGGGAGAGTATGTCTGTAAGGCATGGCCTCAGGACAGAGGCTCGGATGGTGTCTTTACTCAGGGAGCAGCCACGGACTCTAGCTCACTGCTGGTCAGCATCTCAGCCTCAG TAAGTGGGCTTTCAGTCGAAATTCAAGGCACTGCAACTGTTAATGAAGGAGACCGGCTGAAGCTCACCTGTAATGTGCATGGGTTTAATGGTCAACTGTCCGTCACCTGGCAGCACAAATCAACATCTCCATCAACAGCTCTGTTTACCAGTATCATCACCCTAAGTCAGGAGGGTGTTATGGAGAAGGACGGAGCGTTAATGAACCGCAAAGTAAGGGCATTGCGTCCAACAGCTGACAGCTTCACCCTGGAGTTTGATGAGGTCAGACCGTCTGACTCTGGTGCCTACCAGTGTACTGTGTCGGAATGGAAAGGCAGTAGCAAAACCAACAGCCAATCACAAACTACAACTGTGACAGTGAAGCCTGTAG ATTCATTTGTGAAGGTGAACCTGATAAGCCGCAACAACAGAGTGACTATTGGAGAAAATGTGGAGTTGATGTGCCGGGTCAGAGGGCCACGCCTGCCAATGACAGTGACTTGGAGCCTGCAGCGTGATGCCTTATCTATAGATAATATCATGACACTGTACTTTGATGGTGCAATCAGCTGGTCTGGAGACCAACACCGGTACCAGTTGAAAGTAGAGAACCAACAGAGTCAAGTCATTCATTCTCTGCTTATCAACAGTGCAAGCCATAGGGAGGCAGGAAACTACCAGTGCAGGGTGTCTGTCGTCCTGCAGAATGAGCACAAGAAGCTGCCTCCATCTAACCAGCTGGCTGTATTGGTGCTAAATCCAG TGAGCAAGCTCAGGTTGTCCTCCCCCACCACCTTGACAAGAAGCGTCAGCACTGACATAGAAATGAAATGCTCTGTGGTCTCGGAACCCTCTTTGTCCTCTCGCTATGCTGTCAACTGGCTGTTCcagcaacagacagaaaagaagctaatTGTAAGCTCAGATCTGGATGCCCTAGTAACATTTGGGCCGCAGGTAGAGCTGGAGCAGAAACGACGTATCAGCATGAGACGCACTAGAGGCCCTAGTTTTGAGATGACTATTCAGCAAGCACGAATCTCAGACAATGGCTCATACACATGTGAGGTGGTGGAGTGGCGGCAAGATCCTGGTGGCCATTGGTATTCTCTCTCACCAGTGTCCACAACCACAGTCTTAACATTAACTGAACCTG CCAATGACCTGCATTTAGATGCGAAACAGCAGCATTTGACTACCATGGAGGGAGGGGAGGTAGAGCTCAAGTGTAACATCATCTCTGGGGCATCTAGTCCTTCTTTGTTCTACAAAGTCATTTGGCTTTACACTGGACACGATTCTTCAGCCATGAATGTCTCCCTGCTGGAGCTTGATCACACAGGCCTGCTGAGGTACCCAGAGAACCAGGTGGTCAGAGGCCTGCAGGGGCGACTTCGTCTTTCCAGGCCCACTCAGAGCAGCTTTTACCTAGGAATTCAGAGGGCCTGTGAGGGGGATAGTGGGACGTACCAGTGCCTGGTGGAGCAATACCAGCTGGATTATGAAGGTCACTGGCAGCAAAAGTCCTCCAACACAGCTGGCCCAATCACATTGATAGTAAATGTTGCAG aaaaaaacctGTCTGTTGAAAGGAATGAGGTGGAGTTAAATGTGAGCGGAGACTTCATTATCCCCTGTCAAATTACCAGGCAGTCAAGCAGTGAATCTGAGTTCCAGGTCACATGGTTTTGGCAGGAAAAGACAGGAACAAAACAACGCCCCATATTCACAGTTTACCGAAATTCCACCCTACAAGACAGGTTTGGGGAGGGTGCACAACTCAAATTTGGCCATCCTCTATCCAGCCATTTCACTCTTACAGTTTTAAAACCAGATCCTAAAAATAGTGGCCTGTATTACTGTGAGGTCGAAGAGTGGCtcccatctctttctcatgGGTGGAGGAAGGTTGCAGTGGAAAAGTCAGGATATTTGACTGTTAATGTCATTACAGAAGGTAAAT GTGAACCACAATACAGTTCGAGTACCTGGATAGGGATTCTTGCAGCTGTTGTCCTCTGCTTACTGTTGGTCATATTCCTACTGGTGCTGAAGCTATGCCGGAGCAGAGtctcagaaagaaagaaggcaGAAAACTCTTTGTGGGTAGATGAACTCCCTCTAAATAAAAAACCCAGTGCAGAGGATTGA
- the LOC113123393 gene encoding immunoglobulin superfamily member 3-like isoform X2: MKGPLYSFLGPSLFFCLGLLMHCGEASVLTEIQAGPLYRVVNTPLFISCNVSGFANSNMEKEFEFRIRKPKNPTSEINIISTQSQGFTYSIYQGRVRSNTITLKHVSPNSVLFEIQSLQKNDEGEYDCSVVNLEALYNGIYSVSTTVKVIDNSLTVSSSASTLLSYNEGDALTLTCQASSNTIQHTHLSFAWYLHKDGKDDAQVIISLDREFTLVPGPGFEERYQAGHIRLDKMGEATYRLKMAQLQLSDQGRIYCQAQEWIQDPDGSWYSLIKMDAEENVVNVKARVVPDMSSLVVKISAQQTTLQEGQELSLSCNVDTQNLEERFFSIAWLRGRDELARIGPTGILSVGPEYSVREKEGELRAARIGDVEYRLILRPVRTGDQGEYVCKAWPQDRGSDGVFTQGAATDSSSLLVSISASVSGLSVEIQGTATVNEGDRLKLTCNVHGFNGQLSVTWQHKSTSPSTALFTSIITLSQEGVMEKDGALMNRKVRALRPTADSFTLEFDEVRPSDSGAYQCTVSEWKGSSKTNSQSQTTTVTVKPVDSFVKVNLISRNNRVTIGENVELMCRVRGPRLPMTVTWSLQRDALSIDNIMTLYFDGAISWSGDQHRYQLKVENQQSQVIHSLLINSASHREAGNYQCRVSVVLQNEHKKLPPSNQLAVLVLNPVSKLRLSSPTTLTRSVSTDIEMKCSVVSEPSLSSRYAVNWLFQQQTEKKLIVSSDLDALVTFGPQVELEQKRRISMRRTRGPSFEMTIQQARISDNGSYTCEVVEWRQDPGGHWYSLSPVSTTTVLTLTEPANDLHLDAKQQHLTTMEGGEVELKCNIISGASSPSLFYKVIWLYTGHDSSAMNVSLLELDHTGLLRYPENQVVRGLQGRLRLSRPTQSSFYLGIQRACEGDSGTYQCLVEQYQLDYEGHWQQKSSNTAGPITLIVNVAEKNLSVERNEVELNVSGDFIIPCQITRQSSSESEFQVTWFWQEKTGTKQRPIFTVYRNSTLQDRFGEGAQLKFGHPLSSHFTLTVLKPDPKNSGLYYCEVEEWLPSLSHGWRKVAVEKSGYLTVNVITEGKCEPQYSSSTWIGILAAVVLCLLLVIFLLVLKLCRSRVSERKKAENSLWVDELPLNKKPSAED, encoded by the exons ATGAAGGGTCCCCTGTACTCCTTTTTGGGGcccagtttatttttctgtctgggTCTGCTTATGCACTGTG GAGAAGCAAGCGTGCTCACTGAAATACAGGCTGGGCCTCTTTATCGTGTGGTCAACACTCCGCTCTTCATCTCCTGCAACGTGAGTGGCTTTGCCAATAGCAATATGGAAAAAGAATTTGAATTCCGCATTAGGAAGCCTAAAAATCCAACATCTGAGATCAACATCATAAGCACCCAATCCCAAGGTTTTACCTACTCCATATATCAAGGTCGTGTGAGGAGCAACACTATTACTCTGAAACACGTGTCTCCAAACTCAGTCCTCTTTGAGATACAAAGCCTACAGAAAAACGATGAGGGAGAATATGACTGCTCCGTTGTCAACTTAGAAGCTCTTTACAATGGAATCTACAGTGTTTCGACAACAGTTAAAG TGATTGACAACTCCCTAACTGTTTCATCATCTGCCTCCACTTTACTGAGCTATAACGAGGGTGATGCTCTCACTTTAACATGCCAGGCCTCCAGCAACACCATCCAGCACACCCATCTGTCTTTTGCCTGGTATCTCCATAAAGACGGCAAAGACGATGCTCAGGTTATTATTTCTCTGGACAGAGAGTTCACTCTCGTGCCAGGCCCGGGGTTTGAGGAGCGTTACCAAGCTGGACACATAAGGTTAGATAAAATGGGAGAGGCCACATACAGGCTAAAGATGGCTCAGCTACAGCTGTCAGACCAAGGTAGGATCTACTGCCAGGCTCAAGAGTGGATCCAAGACCCTGACGGCTCCTGGTACTCTCTCATAAAAATGGATGCAGAGGAAAATGTTGTGAATGTCAAAGCAAGAG TGGTGCCAGACATGTCGTCTCTGGTAGTGAAGATCTCAGCACAGCAGACAACTCTGCAGGAGGGACAGGAACTGTCCCTATCCTGCAATGTAGACACACAGAACCTGGAGGAAAGGTTCTTCTCCATAGCCTGGCTCCGGGGAAGGGATGAATTGGCCCGCATCGGCCCTACGGGTATTCTGTCTGTGGGGCCTGAGTACAGTGTccgagagaaagaaggagagctCAGGGCTGCTCGGATCGGAGACGTAGAATACCGTCTCATATTGCGGCCTGTCAGAACTGGGGACCAGGGAGAGTATGTCTGTAAGGCATGGCCTCAGGACAGAGGCTCGGATGGTGTCTTTACTCAGGGAGCAGCCACGGACTCTAGCTCACTGCTGGTCAGCATCTCAGCCTCAG TAAGTGGGCTTTCAGTCGAAATTCAAGGCACTGCAACTGTTAATGAAGGAGACCGGCTGAAGCTCACCTGTAATGTGCATGGGTTTAATGGTCAACTGTCCGTCACCTGGCAGCACAAATCAACATCTCCATCAACAGCTCTGTTTACCAGTATCATCACCCTAAGTCAGGAGGGTGTTATGGAGAAGGACGGAGCGTTAATGAACCGCAAAGTAAGGGCATTGCGTCCAACAGCTGACAGCTTCACCCTGGAGTTTGATGAGGTCAGACCGTCTGACTCTGGTGCCTACCAGTGTACTGTGTCGGAATGGAAAGGCAGTAGCAAAACCAACAGCCAATCACAAACTACAACTGTGACAGTGAAGCCTGTAG ATTCATTTGTGAAGGTGAACCTGATAAGCCGCAACAACAGAGTGACTATTGGAGAAAATGTGGAGTTGATGTGCCGGGTCAGAGGGCCACGCCTGCCAATGACAGTGACTTGGAGCCTGCAGCGTGATGCCTTATCTATAGATAATATCATGACACTGTACTTTGATGGTGCAATCAGCTGGTCTGGAGACCAACACCGGTACCAGTTGAAAGTAGAGAACCAACAGAGTCAAGTCATTCATTCTCTGCTTATCAACAGTGCAAGCCATAGGGAGGCAGGAAACTACCAGTGCAGGGTGTCTGTCGTCCTGCAGAATGAGCACAAGAAGCTGCCTCCATCTAACCAGCTGGCTGTATTGGTGCTAAATCCAG TGAGCAAGCTCAGGTTGTCCTCCCCCACCACCTTGACAAGAAGCGTCAGCACTGACATAGAAATGAAATGCTCTGTGGTCTCGGAACCCTCTTTGTCCTCTCGCTATGCTGTCAACTGGCTGTTCcagcaacagacagaaaagaagctaatTGTAAGCTCAGATCTGGATGCCCTAGTAACATTTGGGCCGCAGGTAGAGCTGGAGCAGAAACGACGTATCAGCATGAGACGCACTAGAGGCCCTAGTTTTGAGATGACTATTCAGCAAGCACGAATCTCAGACAATGGCTCATACACATGTGAGGTGGTGGAGTGGCGGCAAGATCCTGGTGGCCATTGGTATTCTCTCTCACCAGTGTCCACAACCACAGTCTTAACATTAACTGAACCTG CCAATGACCTGCATTTAGATGCGAAACAGCAGCATTTGACTACCATGGAGGGAGGGGAGGTAGAGCTCAAGTGTAACATCATCTCTGGGGCATCTAGTCCTTCTTTGTTCTACAAAGTCATTTGGCTTTACACTGGACACGATTCTTCAGCCATGAATGTCTCCCTGCTGGAGCTTGATCACACAGGCCTGCTGAGGTACCCAGAGAACCAGGTGGTCAGAGGCCTGCAGGGGCGACTTCGTCTTTCCAGGCCCACTCAGAGCAGCTTTTACCTAGGAATTCAGAGGGCCTGTGAGGGGGATAGTGGGACGTACCAGTGCCTGGTGGAGCAATACCAGCTGGATTATGAAGGTCACTGGCAGCAAAAGTCCTCCAACACAGCTGGCCCAATCACATTGATAGTAAATGTTGCAG aaaaaaacctGTCTGTTGAAAGGAATGAGGTGGAGTTAAATGTGAGCGGAGACTTCATTATCCCCTGTCAAATTACCAGGCAGTCAAGCAGTGAATCTGAGTTCCAGGTCACATGGTTTTGGCAGGAAAAGACAGGAACAAAACAACGCCCCATATTCACAGTTTACCGAAATTCCACCCTACAAGACAGGTTTGGGGAGGGTGCACAACTCAAATTTGGCCATCCTCTATCCAGCCATTTCACTCTTACAGTTTTAAAACCAGATCCTAAAAATAGTGGCCTGTATTACTGTGAGGTCGAAGAGTGGCtcccatctctttctcatgGGTGGAGGAAGGTTGCAGTGGAAAAGTCAGGATATTTGACTGTTAATGTCATTACAGAAGGTAAAT GTGAACCACAATACAGTTCGAGTACCTGGATAGGGATTCTTGCAGCTGTTGTCCTCTGCTTACTGTTGGTCATATTCCTACTGGTGCTGAAGCTATGCCGGAGCAGAGtctcagaaagaaagaaggcaGAAAACTCTTTGTGGGTAGATGAACTCCCTCTAAATAAAAAACCCAGTGCAGAGGATTGA